A genomic region of Cannabis sativa cultivar Pink pepper isolate KNU-18-1 chromosome 1, ASM2916894v1, whole genome shotgun sequence contains the following coding sequences:
- the LOC115704758 gene encoding uncharacterized protein LOC115704758 gives MKTQKDMMKKNTKKGVKVVYISSPMKVKTSASEFRALVQELTGINSDAERYMENNNINGVGVGSDTSLSSYSHHHHHNILDQQEDQRLRVKTEDHHLSSFSINTISDHFFDFSATTSSEYLSLIPTQTFGNDRSIFS, from the coding sequence atgaaaaCCCAGAAAGATATGATGAAGAAGAACACCAAAAAAGGAGTGAAAGTGGTATACATATCGAGTCCTATGAAGGTCAAAACAAGTGCTTCAGAGTTTAGAGCTTTGGTTCAAGAACTTACTGGTATAAACTCCGATGCTGAGCGTTACATGGAGAATAATAATATCAATGGAGTTGGAGTTGGATCAGATACTTCATTATCATCCtattctcatcatcatcatcataatatTCTTGATCAACAAGAAGATCAAAGGCTGAGAGTGAAGACCGAGGATCATCACTTGTCTTCTTTTTCCATAAATACTATATCCGATCACTTCTTCGATTTTTCAGCCACAACCTCGTCTGAGTACTTGTCCTTAATTCCCACACAAACTTTTGGAAATGATCGGAGTATTTTTAGTTAG